In Phaeobacter gallaeciensis DSM 26640, a genomic segment contains:
- the arfB gene encoding alternative ribosome rescue aminoacyl-tRNA hydrolase ArfB — protein sequence MLRITDTIALQDWELTESFMRASGPGGQNVNKVSSAVELRFEAARSPALTPAIKSRLKRLAGRRWTKEGAIILQCDETRSQQRNRDLVRERLAELIRQALVAPKRRIATKPTRGSVRRRLDAKRQRSDVKATRGKIDLD from the coding sequence ATGTTGCGTATCACCGACACCATCGCCCTGCAGGACTGGGAACTGACCGAAAGCTTCATGCGCGCCTCCGGTCCCGGTGGGCAGAACGTGAACAAGGTCTCCTCAGCTGTTGAATTGCGATTCGAGGCGGCGCGCTCCCCGGCGCTGACACCCGCGATAAAATCCCGCCTGAAACGACTGGCCGGGCGCCGCTGGACCAAAGAGGGCGCCATCATCCTGCAATGCGATGAAACCCGCTCGCAGCAACGCAATCGCGATCTGGTCCGTGAGCGGCTGGCAGAGCTGATCCGTCAGGCACTGGTCGCCCCCAAGCGCCGCATCGCCACCAAACCCACACGCGGCTCCGTGCGCCGCCGCCTCGATGCCAAACGCCAGCGCAGTGATGTCAAAGCGACGCGCGGTAAGATCGACCTAGACTAA
- a CDS encoding queuosine precursor transporter, with product MTRSYLPGILAMAAVVVASNILVQFLFGQWLTWGAFTYPIAFLVTDVTNRVYGTGPARRVVLAGFVVGVICSLIGTQIMGEFGPLVTLRIAIASGLAFLTAQLLDVSIFTALRNGAWWRAPLASTLIGASVDTALFFSIAFSGALVWLEPGNDVSWAGDMLPILGTGPVAPLWVSLAVADWGVKVALALLALVPFRLIVARLTRAKAAAH from the coding sequence ATGACACGCTCTTATCTACCTGGCATCCTTGCCATGGCCGCCGTTGTTGTGGCCTCCAACATTCTGGTGCAATTCCTGTTCGGCCAATGGCTAACCTGGGGCGCCTTCACCTACCCCATCGCCTTTCTCGTCACCGATGTGACCAACCGCGTCTATGGCACCGGCCCCGCCCGCCGGGTGGTTCTGGCCGGTTTTGTCGTCGGCGTCATCTGCTCGCTGATCGGCACGCAGATCATGGGCGAATTCGGCCCGCTGGTGACCCTGCGCATCGCCATTGCCTCTGGTCTCGCGTTCCTCACCGCACAGCTGCTGGACGTCTCGATCTTTACCGCCCTGCGCAATGGTGCCTGGTGGCGGGCGCCGCTGGCCTCCACCCTGATCGGGGCCTCCGTCGACACCGCGCTGTTCTTCAGCATCGCCTTTTCCGGCGCGCTGGTCTGGCTGGAACCCGGCAATGACGTCAGCTGGGCCGGTGACATGTTGCCGATTCTCGGCACCGGTCCCGTCGCCCCCCTCTGGGTCTCACTCGCCGTGGCCGACTGGGGCGTGAAAGTCGCGCTGGCGCTGCTGGCTCTGGTGCCCTTCCGCCTGATCGTGGCCCGCCTGACCCGCGCCAAGGCCGCGGCCCACTGA